The Sebastes fasciatus isolate fSebFas1 chromosome 22, fSebFas1.pri, whole genome shotgun sequence genome includes the window AGCCTACACGTCAGTTTGTGTGTGATAACATCACTGTTAGTCTGTTCTTGCATGAATGAATGAGGGGTTTAAGCAGAGTGTGTCatcctctgagacccacagcagaccagttttagtcttttttaggtgGTTACAGGGGGTCtctagggggagatagcaggtcaacagtagatgtcacatagaagtggtgaacatcatctgaaagctgagaatgataaatttgatttgataagttttgttaaaatttagaattttgttattttgaacCAAAGGGTTGAATTATATGACGCCGTACTAGGgtcattgtaggtaaaaaaaaaaaattaaaaaataataataaatatatatagacatatatatacagagCAGGGGGAGGGGGTAatattcaaagaaaaaaaataatacatttacaagaagaaactctgatattctctgagattaaagtcacaaatttataagaaaaaaaactttgaaaaatAGGACGACCCAATAGCCGAGTGGTTAGGGCAAAATGCGCTAAGCAGCGAATTGTCCGGATATAGCAATGAGGAAATACTCGTAATTTTATCCCAGAATTAGCATATCATCATAAGCATCTGGACTTTGAAGAGATATCGAAGACGTGAATTGGGCCTATTCAGAAGAAAGCAACATACTGAAGCCATGTTCCATGCTGTTGCACCTCCTCGTTAACATGTGCATGTGGCATTTTGGCGGCGtgtggtgtgatgaggttgatccaaacTTGTAAAGTGAAGCGATTTGGAtccttgaaaaaaaacaacaactctgttttcccaagttttttttttttcaagtaaattaattattttataatgtctgagaatatttaaattttttttgtaaatttactTCTTTAATTTTAGaaaatattcaatttttttctcgtaaatttacgactttaatcgcTACATTTTTTTCTCGGGATATTACCCGCATTTGTTTTTAACCTACAAAGGCCCTAACATGCCGTCGTAGAATTATTCTTgataagtatataaaaaaaaaaaagcactttacACACACTTTCATCTGGCAGACACCGGATGTATGACAATGTGTGAATGACAAGCATTTGGTTAGAAAAGGGAGTCCAGAGATGACTCAATAACAGAAATGATGTTTTATGTATTTCCTCTTTTCACTTCGTGTTTTGGGGTGGGGTTACCAGGAgatgagacaaacacacactcatgctgatgatggtgttgttgaGTTATAGCTTTTACCGATCATGAGACCTGACGGGTTACTCTAGATAACATGATGTGCTGATGCATAATAAGTACACGGACAAAACCCTAATTCtaaataagaaagaaaagaaaggagtcATGCCACTTACAGTAAAGCTGGTCAGAAAAATTCCCAGAAAGaaaatgtacgtatatataaAGGGCCATGATTTCACTTCAGGTTACTCTGAACCGCAGATGTTGATATCTAAGCTATTTAAAAGGTAAGAATCTGTCCATTTTGTTTGCAgtgttttaaagattttttgcataaaaaatacattgtaGTATTTTAACTACAACTTTATGTTTgttcaaatatataatatatatataaatatattatatatattatattcaaaaataaatatgtatatatatatatatatttatattttatatatatttatatgtatatatatatttatatatttatattttatatatatttatatgtatatatatatatatatatatatttaaaaaactaatagaacttaaaggggaaaatattttatatatatatttttatatatatatgtatatgtatatgtatatgtatgcaaATTTAATTTCAccatctttttttaatatatttattatatatatatatatatatttaacagtgtacattttaaatatattattttattaggaTTCAAATTTACAGAATGTGGACATTTCATCAAAACTTGGTGATCTACAGTCAGAATCGCATGattatatttttcttatgaGTTCGTTATATGAAGTTTTCTGTTGTTGAATTCactttgtatttgtttgaaTGATTCCATCAGAAAATTGcattaaatttaaatgtaaaattgattagctgagacagacagagaggtcGGGACTCTCCAGGATTGAAACATTTTGTCtactgtatttctttctcttcctcttcatcatcttcatgtcACCAAAGAGggacaaaaaaacacttaataaGTGGAGATGGATCTGCATGAGGCAAAATGGAAATTATGTGAGTATTTTCAAGCTAAAGTTAAAATTGAATTTGAATGTCTCATTGAAACCCTTTATTTTGTGACAACGAGAACAAAGTGCTGCACAGGCAGAGAGCAGGACGTTAGTTTTACTGAACAACTCCTACTGTGAGTTGGGTGATTATTACACATGCTGAAAGTGCACACTTCATCTGCTGACTTCCCTAATGTATTCTCTATCTGAAAATCAATGTTGTAGTTCTGCTATTTCAGGTTTACACTGATTTCATTACTGTATAATAAAAGGAGGACAGGTCCTTTTTTTCGCTGGATTTTATAGGAATGTTGACTCACAATGTCTggaacaggggtcagcaacctgcagctccggagcaacctgcggctctttagctcctccaGTGGAAATGAGTGGAAATgattaactgttttttgtttacattttcatttttatttatcattgttgtaggtctatggtacgacggtacgacggagtattagggccacattgagggaaaaaaaaaatcggagatttcgagaataaagtaataatattataaagttatgactttattctcatgatattacaacttcttttctcgtaaagctatggtttattctcgtaatattacgactttttttctcgtaaagttatgactttatcctctgaatattacgactttttttctcgtaaagttatgactttattctcgcaatattaagatttttttctcgtaaagttatgactttattctcggaatattatgactttttttttctcgtaaagttatgactttattctgtaaatctcagatgttttttccctcaatgtggctctagtactccgtagtacattgtctctttggccctcactgcattagacttatatactatataattagactataaactgtgttaccttcatcacaatgatcaaatgttttttgcggctccagaattttttatttttttttgtttgcctaaaatggctcttttgatagtaaaggttgctgactcctggtCTAGAAGAATTAGAAAAAGAAACTCCTGCAAGAAGAGAGACTTTACTGTCTGTCCGACTTATTCTGAGTAATCCTTCATAACAGCATCAGATATGTGTTTGTAAATGTGATGCAAACAAAGTCAAGTATAGTGGAGTGTCTCTATAAAGCTCTGTCACACTTTgggaaaaatatttaaaataaaagttccCTGTGTTTTTTAGTTGCCCTCAGTGTGCTGCTGTTGCTGACGTTCTACCACAGCAACACTGCTGCTGTCAGCATGAAGGAACACCTGGCTGATTGTCTGGAGGACAAAGACTACGATGAGCTGTTACACACTGTGAAGACCGGCCTCCCTCACATAAATACATCTCACCACGTTGTTGTTGTCGGAGCCGGCATGGCTGGACTGACGGCTGCCAAGCTGCTGCAAGACGCCGGACACCAGGTACATTCAACACGCTGCTGATTTaacattcaagattcaagatgtttattgtcacacccgttatacaagtacaatcgtgtgaaatacttcTTGCTGAGAAGCTCCATTAAGAAAACagtaagtagcaaaaaaataaatataataataataataataataataataataataataataataataataataataaatgacaacaataacaaaataaatgtacagtaataaaataaaagtgtattataaatagtataatacagtacaataataaaggaaatacttggtatatatacatatgggagcagtagaggttgcatactataaaaatatttataaatattatataaaaatttttttttttttattgcacatattgcattgattgaagtattgcacttgtttattgcacttttttgttagagagagagtgttgtgtgagttatctgttcaaaagtctgatggcctgggagGAAAAAACAGTTTCTCAGTCTAGTATTAACAGTatttgttgtagtagtagtagttagtagttgtCATACAAGTAGTAGCAGCAATAGATGTAGTAGTAGTCATTCAAAATACGGGCCAATGTACCGTGttaatatgaatacattttctgtATACATTTTTCACAAGAGTTTTAcctgtatttttaaatatgcgTAATTCTTTAATTCCCCCTCAATTGTACATatctacattgtcctttttagatatctaaaaataaatgttgtttagtcagaatgacgttgtagatatctctaactggagttaccgatggtcaaaatgtaattacagacatctagaattagagttgtgACTAGGTGAAATGGCATTGCAGATAACTGTAATTACGTCAGCTGTTCAAACATACTATGGCTGCTGCACTGCAGCTGTatgggtttataaagtgtgtctggagacaataaatctacaatagGCTGTAAATTTCTACCACAAATCTCTAGTGAACAAAGCTCTCGTTGGCCACAGATTATATATATCttaagcttagctattaaatgttaaaacggcttgcgATAGGCCTCatgtgtatttatctgtttgTGTTAATCTGTTCTGACAAGGTGACCATATTAGAGGCTGATAGTCGTGTCGGAGGACGAGTGGAGACCTACAGGAATGAAAAAGAGGGCTGGTATGCTGAACTGGGAGCCATGAGGATCCCTAGTTTTCACAAGTACgcttttttatgtttgttttttttcagtttagcATTTAACATGTGCATAAAACCTTTCCCCTCTCATAGACTGATATGATTGTGTAAAAGGAATGTTTATGAAGCAACCAGCTTTTTATGGGGGTTGATTCACAAGGATACCATCCAGACCTGGAAACTACCAAATCATTtaaaacactaaaggaaagatgaaaatgaaacttGATAGAATCCAAAGGCCCTGAAATGCTGGTGTTGTTGCTGTCTTGTTGgatacttaaagggatagtttgagtgtATTGAAGTGGGGTTATACAGTATGATGTACTTATCCTTAGTAAgagtattacctacagtagatgacggtttgTTTGCCCCAACCATCGAGAAACAGACCGGAAGCACCGGAgcaagcaatacagtgctgttgACGGGGacagaaaaaagtattttagccacctaaaataaTTGATATCCATTTAACCGTCATCTACTgaaggtaatacacctactatggataagtacctcaaacaacccgacttcaaaacacccgaacaaTCCCTTTAACTCAAATCTCAAAAATTATGTAGGAATGTTACATGTGCCACCGTTAACTGACTTGCCTACACATCTAAAGTGCCACCATCAACTCCTCTGTCAACAGAATTGTCAACTGGTATGCTAAAAATCTGGGGGTGAAACTGGATGAATTCATCATGGATGACCCCAACACCTTTTACTTCGTTAATGGGGTGctgaggaggacgaggacagtGCAAAGAAACCCCGACGTCCTGAAGTACAACGTGCGGGAAAGTGAGAAAGGGAAATCAGCCGACAAGCTGCTACAACAAGCTTTGCAGAAGGTATGTAAgacagaggaaaggaaagagggaTGGAAATAATGTTGCACAAATTCACACATCCTTGGAAAACAGTTGGTGCAGGACATTCACTGGATGCGTGACTGACGAGACAATAAGAACATAATTCAAGCAAATTTATTTGTCTCTTTTGTAGAGCAGATTATCATCGGCATCGAAGAGTTATAGAAAACATGGTGCAACATAGATAATATGTTAGCTTCTTCCATTTTTAGACGTTCTGGGTCACTAATGGCAACATAGTTTGCAATTGATCAACAGTACAAATCATTTTCAAATtcactagttgcagaggtccgAGTTTAGTTTAGCTGTTCCCACCCGTAAGTAACGTCTAATGCCCGATTCAGACTACACGATTtcagcccgattatagcccgaTACCGACGTGTTCCGTCATGGCCATGAATTTGACCGCCTgaacacagacgcacacagctgTAAACACTACTTAttgtgcagaatgatgtcatctgACCTTCCCAGCGCAACTGCTGCCCGACCTCGCGGTTGGATATTCAATGTAGGTTGTgtcagagtaaaaaaaataccacCGTCGCTGCACCTTTGCACATGAAGCATCCCGTTGCGCTCCCGCTTTCTcttctccctgtgaattatatttttattgttttcccctggagcctcgtgggcccctttacatggtcgggccGGGGGGGGGCTTGAGCCCTGGTAAGCCCGTATATAGTAAGATGGCGGTGCcgggagagtgtgtattgtcGGAATAGGGGACCGACATGTAGTCCGTCATGTGTCGCGGACTAGTCACGACAATaatttatgactctcaatcgtctaatctgacatagtgaccatcagaaccatcaaaaatatcctgtagtctgatcctggcatTAGAGCTTCCACTGATTTTGCTTTTTATGTCAGGTTTTGTTTTGTCATAAGGTGGAGTTACATATTCATGGTTCATTATAGACAGAAATCAAAGCTCAGTTTGTGAATACCCATGGTAACACCATCAGATCAAtagattactttttttctttctttttttttgtaggtCAAAGATGAAGTGGAGGCCCATGGCTGCAGGGCTGCGCTGCTAAAATACGACCGTTATTCTGTCGAGGTAAAACACTAAATGATGTTGCTGAAACTTCCCACCACCTCTATGAgtgcaaataaaatgtatatatatatatataaatgaatgcaTGATGTCAAACTTTGTTTATCTAACAGGAGTATCTGAAAGAAGAAGGAGGTCTGAGTTCAGAAGCGGTGAGGATGCTCGGAGACCTGCTTAACCAACAGAGCCTCATGTACACAGCGCTGAGTGAGATGATCTATGACCAGACTGACATCAATGATGATGTGAAGTGAGGCCCTACATCCCACAATGTCAACTATTCAAAATGGGAATACTTTGTTTGCACAGTAGAATTATACATTATTAAACCCCTAGCCagaaaaagtgaaagaaatCAAACAGACGTCATTAAAGGCATGGAAAACTGAAATTGTACACTTCTTTGCAGATGACACAATTGTATACAATGTTGTATTCAACGTTTGTTTTCCACTTTATGTGTAtatcagctgttcactgacttCTAGATGAGAACTAAAACACATAGTAATCTATAGAGGgagtcgtgggtacccatagaacccaattttattcacatattttgaggtcagaggtcaaagggacccctgtgaaaattgccatgccagcttttcctcgccaaaatttagcgcaattttggagcgttatttttatccaccttcgtgacaagctagtgtaTGGTTTtattggagttgtgtttctggccacctaaCAAATCTTCATCCATTTTCACCAAAATAACCAGCTCTTTTGATGGTAAATGCTTCACTGTGTTCACCAACAAGTCACTACCTTTGTTGGAGCTGGACAGGTAGTTTACAGAGGGTTTACCACACCAGAAAATGAAGGAAATACTTTGACTAATGGAGTTATTATTAgcttgttttatatttgtattgtaaaTGTTGGCTTCCAGATATGAATCTGACCTGAGATGCAAGTTACTGTAAGTTGCTCTCCAACTTTGCATCATaatctatatatataactgTACATATCATtgctaaattaaattaaattaaaatactaAATTAAAATTGcattaccctgcactatactcatttataacagtctcttctgcactttttaatagtcatgtatcacagttgttaccctgcactatattcagttttaacagttttcttcatctccttgtatttttttatctggtatatttttttgtactttgtactttgcactactaacttttttactgcctttttactaacatgttttgcacaagcgaactgtgatgctggaaacttgaattcccctcaggatcaataaagttactatctatctatctatctatctatctatctatctatctatctatctatctatctatctatctatctatctatctatctaatccACAGCATATGGACATATTGCAAATTGGTAACTCTCTCTACAAGAATGcattcaatacaaatatttgtctttttgGTTTTAAGGTACTCTGAAGTGATTGGTGGGTCGGACCTGCTCCCCAACGCTTTTGTCGATGTCCTCGATGTCCCTATTCTCCTCAACTCCAAGGTCAAACGTATCAGCCAGTCAAAGAAGGGTGTAATCGTTTCGTACGAGGAAGGCCAGCAGTGTTCTTTGACGGACCTTACCGCTGACGCTGTCCtggtaacaacaacaaccaaagcAGCCCTTTTCATGGACTTTCATCCAGCTCTCtccattgaaaagatggaggcactGAGGGCAGCCCACTACGATAGCTCCACTAAAATCCTCCTCACCTTCAGCGAGAGGTTCTGGGAGAAGGACGGCATCCGAGGAGGAAAGAGCATCACTGACGGGCCCTCTCGTTACATCTACTACCCCAGCCACAGTTTCCCAAAAAATAAGAACTTTGGCGTCCTCCTGGCTTCCTACACCTGGTCTGACGACTCCCTCCTCTTCTTAGGTGCGAGCGATGAAGACCTGAAAGAGATAGCTCTGAGAGATTTGGTGCAAATCCATGGCGAGCACGTCAGGTCGTTCTGCACAGGAGTGTTGGTAAAGAAGTGGAGCGTGGATCCTTACAGCTTGGGCGCCTTTGCTCTCTTCACACCGTACCAGCATTTAAAGTATGCTAAAGAGCTCTTCAGAAGGGAAGGCAGGGTTCACTTTGCTGGTGAACACACTGCCTTCCCTCACGCTTGGATCGAGACATCGATGAAATCTGCAATCAGAGCTGCTACCAACATCAACAAAGAGGCGCTCTTGAATTCAGAGTGGGCTAACTGTCCAGTGTGAGATGAGCTCTAGAGTCGGGAGAATGAATTTTAAGCaactgagtattatagtattagTAAATACAATATCAAAAGGTGCAATATATCTAGCTAATGCCACAGAAATGTTATTTATAGTATTATATGTTGAACTTTAATATTTATAAAGACTGTGGAATATGAAATGTCTGTCATAATCATTAGTgtacacacaaaataaaagtgtttcATAAAGACGTAGatgtaacattgtgactgttactatacCTGAGTAAACTATGATGAACCAAAggacaaatttacatttttatcctggCCTAGAATGTgttctagattagacagtggataacaccattatagcaatgataaCATGCACAGAgacgccactgaattcattcagcaactcctcgactacaactgagccaatgcagatataaataacacaaagcacatagattctataaaggttttagtcaggataggaccaggaggactctccgtcTGGACCACTTGGATACTCCAAAGTATGCCAAAtggggttttctacctcttgaaagggaatctggctctaaaatactcctgatatccactacaggaggctatgtgcacacaatggagcctttggccaagACGTTTACCATGTGcgtcatcacattctaccattgtgaaCAGAataacgtcaataaaaaaaaattaaattgtataGTTTTCAcaccaaatggagtagttttattataataaataactgTGATCAAGTAGatgataacaaataagatcaataacaatgtaaataagataagaaaaaagaatccaaagtcaagtatgtacattcaatataaaaaatataaaatagaaatacaattTCTCCTGTGATGATTTTGAAACTAAAATAttgttatgttatatatatatatatatatatatatattatattatcttttagaaactattcagaaaaaaagaccaccacagcattttatgacGTTTTTAAAGgaagtgttttaacacacagctcagccaaACAAAACGGTACCGGGTCCGTTGgggtaaaagaggttaagaCTGTCCCAGGGTGCatgccaaagctcttaattgcatccctgtttccctcacttgcgtctcatccttgcgtcttagtccctcccaccagagaagcatggagagacgcaaggaaaccatgcgaggagagaggaaacgaggaaatacgatttaagcgacatgggacggtcgtttcctctgaagcgtcacgtgaagcgacgtccgtttctgatgacagcagcagctgatcacatctggatcagctgtcagtcagctttaacagctgtttgtgtctgaactgtactaatactaataaagacaagtgcaagctgcagtctgtattcatactgtggactgagtcctgcttagaggaccaggaaccatctctactggatcaatatctttatattatttattcattattagcgtctgtagttattgatattctgattgtgaattcattatttaataacccagaatatgactgtggtgttttttgaacactggacattatttattaggctaaagggaaaatgtaaatgatgtaactcatatcaaacccgacattCAGGAatgatcagcctcatgtgactgaatggaaatgatgataaatgatgtaaaaggtgtttgttgctgacagacagactctccttctctctctgactttaatagttacattaataaaagttaacgggggaaataacagatcatgaaaagacaaatcattctaataaataaagaaagctATGTTAAGTCagttcatcaggttttataaacccctctgactgtcaggctgcttcactgacggtgtgtgaagcagagctactgcaggtccttctgctgctgttcagagcttcagttaacacacattataactagatggtgaatcagaagacaactaaactataaaacctttaatctgtgatctgtcttcactccggtataaaactcagtgatgctgagaggtaaagttatcagatcagtctgatcagcagcagcgtccaatcagtaactgacatccaataagggggcgtgtcggtcggtaaaagacttccgtggaggatacactggtgtctcctcgctcctcgctcctcgctcctcgatgcacaaataagggctttgggacggtcttcaaaatggcgcaccagaacaacttccggttcaagcgaggatcgaggagcgaggaaacgaaaattaagagctttgggacatACCCCAGTCTCCAGCCACTTTTCACTTCCCCCTGGCCCATGCATTTCCATTTCCATCCACTAGATGGCCTCAGACCTTCTCACCAGTCTCTGTCACCTAACTCCTACATCCACCAGCTCACCTGTTCCTCATTCACCAATTAACCCCTCCACAGTATTTAGCCCAGCCCAGCCCCAATCCTGTTTACCTGGAGATGCTTTCTATCTGTTGctgtctgcatttgggtcctttTCCTTGCTGCTGCCTCAAACTCACCCACTGGATCTTTCAACCACtacttttagctaattattttTACCTGTTTAATACATTACCTTGATTTGTCTGGTACTTCATCTGCTGGATGTTTAAAAACAGTTTCTCCATTGACCCTAAAAATATATTGTATGAACACCAGAATGTACAGCAATGAATttgatatttaaagggactgtttgtaactttttacatgtggttgtaacctaacctgaGTGACTTTCTatgtttcctctatcagcctgtagactgctttttatTTGAAGATGTAACGTCATGCGTACCCGAGTGTGGCTACAGCTACAGGGATAGCTAACGATAGCTAACtgttggttagaaatggagtccgctaacacaaacaaacgaccagcctccaccacaactcagactccgacacaaactacaaaaaaaacaataaagttatatctagtgaagtccgtcttgcaaaacaggaatatGACCGACGTCGGATCAACATCGACGGGCCCTTCGATTCATGAAGGGACATTCCCCGAGGCAAACAGGTAAGCTAACTTCACTGCCCTTACCAAAAAGTATATTCAAATGGGCTATTAGTGTACTtctattaaatttaaaataagagagtatactttcagtttactttttatgtacttatcagagatatacttaacaaaagtatgcaTAAGTTTAGTaagcttatactgacaagtatacatacaaatctaagtatactttgcttatactgacaaatatacagaaaagtctaagtgtactttgcttatactgacaagtttacagaaaagtctaaacttggcttatatttgtatttaatctTTTGATGAAGATATATTTcataaaagtataattaagtattcttgccttatatggctacagaaaggtatacttggcttgtagttgtgcttacttctTGAtggagtagcctattaaagtgtgtgagagtttgtaaacctatgttttgatattaatttacttcaattcatcaagcattttggaatttttttaattttctgttcaCTGTGGAGAAATGTGGGGAAAAcaaattttatttttagctttttttatcacaaaacatcaagtcaaatagcaaaatgAGCAAGTTTCTTCATGTAAggcataaatcattggctaagtactatcaGTATACCTATAGTttagtacaaaataaaactcagatGTTAACAAGTAGTGCAGTTGAAGTTTACTATTCTTTctcttaaagtacacttaaaagtatacatttataaacttaaaaagtgggccaatttagtctcTAGTCTCTCTAGTATACTTTggggggaaatatacttgaactatacttaagtatacttcataaaatacaCTTGAAGTATGCTACTTTTTTGTAAGGGTGCCAAGAATGTGAACTATgcagtgatattgtggttttagctgtcagtCACGCTCGCTCGCGTCAACTAACAGGACTCATTGACTTTATATGGCCACAagccatttctgattcttacatcgAGTCTCTTCAAAGTACTTTCCATACTTCCTTAAAGAATAACCCAGTTTAAAGATGCCATACCTCTCTGCAACACACGCTGAAAACATGTGACAGTGGGAATGACATGAATGTGGTTGGCAAATGAAATCTGAGATGAATGACCCATTGAGACATGCTTGTTCCTGTTTCCTTATTGTGGTCACATTTTTGGCAAAATTCCCATCAGATGAGTCTCCTTGTTGATGATGTTGCGTCATAGTACTTTTTTCTGATCATAAGATCTGAGAGCTTGTTAAATATGAAACTGAAAACCAAACcctgataataaaataaacaaaacacacacaaagtcatgCT containing:
- the LOC141760475 gene encoding L-amino-acid oxidase-like, with product MDLHEAKWKLFALSVLLLLTFYHSNTAAVSMKEHLADCLEDKDYDELLHTVKTGLPHINTSHHVVVVGAGMAGLTAAKLLQDAGHQVTILEADSRVGGRVETYRNEKEGWYAELGAMRIPSFHKIVNWYAKNLGVKLDEFIMDDPNTFYFVNGVLRRTRTVQRNPDVLKYNVRESEKGKSADKLLQQALQKVKDEVEAHGCRAALLKYDRYSVEEYLKEEGGLSSEAVRMLGDLLNQQSLMYTALSEMIYDQTDINDDVKYSEVIGGSDLLPNAFVDVLDVPILLNSKVKRISQSKKGVIVSYEEGQQCSLTDLTADAVLVTTTTKAALFMDFHPALSIEKMEALRAAHYDSSTKILLTFSERFWEKDGIRGGKSITDGPSRYIYYPSHSFPKNKNFGVLLASYTWSDDSLLFLGASDEDLKEIALRDLVQIHGEHVRSFCTGVLVKKWSVDPYSLGAFALFTPYQHLKYAKELFRREGRVHFAGEHTAFPHAWIETSMKSAIRAATNINKEALLNSEWANCPV